A single region of the Lotus japonicus ecotype B-129 chromosome 4, LjGifu_v1.2 genome encodes:
- the LOC130710472 gene encoding probable trehalose-phosphate phosphatase J: MYLLDTLGFESFNDVLPIYLGDDKTDEDAFKVIRHIGRGFPIIVSSIVKETKASYSLRDPADVMTFLTCLAKWKKNMLQKTK, encoded by the exons ATGTATTTGCTTGACACTCTTGGATTTGAGAGCTTTAACGATGTTCTACCAATTTACCTTGGAGATGACAAAACAGATGAAGATGCTTTTAAG GTTATAAGACACATTGGAAGAGGATTTCCCATCATTGTTTCTTCAATTGTCAAGGAGACCAAGGCTTCATATTCTCTGCGTGACCCTGCTGATGTGATGACTTTCTTGACATGTTTAGCAAAATGGAAGAAGAACATGTTACAGAAAACTAAATAG
- the LOC130714090 gene encoding GDSL esterase/lipase At4g28780-like, with protein MSSMIRVLLVVVVATMAVVAPPKATEAAARAFFVFGDSLVDSGNNNYLATPARADAAPYGIDFPSHLPTGRFSNGLNFPDIICQKIGSEPPLPYLSPEFQGQNLLLGANFASAGIGILNDTGIQFVDIIRMFQQFSYFEEYQQRLSALVGADEAQNIVNGALYLMTLGGNDFVNNYFFLPVTPRSHEFTVPQFSQLLISEYQNILMRLYELGARRVLVTGTGPLGCIPSQLAARSSDGECVPEIQEAADIFTSMLIQMTRDLNSQLGSDIFIAVNTNTVHAEFVTNPQAYGFETSKIACCGQGPYNGLGPCTPLSHVCPDRDVYAFWDAFHPSQRALEFIAEGVFNGSSDIISPMNLSTIMALDSKI; from the exons ATGTCCAGTATGATCAGAGTCCtcctagtggtggtggtggccacCATGGCGGTGGTTGCTCCTCCAAAAGCAACAGAGGCAGCAGCTCGTGCTTTCTTTGTGTTTGGAGACTCATTGGTTGATAGTGGCAACAACAATTACTTGGCAACTCCGGCACGTGCTGACGCTGCCCCTTATGGCATTGACTTTCCCTCTCATCTCCCCACTGGACGCTTCTCCAATGGCTTGAATTTTCCTGACATTATCT GCCAGAAAATTGGGTCTGAACCCCCATTGCCATACCTGAGCCCTGAATTTCAAGGACAAAACCTCTTGCTTGGTGCCAACTTTGCTTCTGCAGGGATTGGAATCCTCAATGACACTGGAATCCAATTT GTGGACATCATCAGAATGTTCCAGcaattttcatattttgagGAGTACCAGCAAAGGTTAAGTGCACTTGTTGGGGCTGACGAAGCTCAGAACATTGTGAATGGAGCTCTTTACCTCATGACACTTGGTGGTAACGACTTTGTTAACAACTATTTCTTTCTTCCTGTCACTCCAAGGTCTCACGAGTTCACAGTCCCTCAGTTCTCTCAACTCCTTATCTCTGAGTACCAAAATATTCTCATG AGGTTGTACGAGTTGGGGGCTCGTCGAGTACTGGTGACAGGAACCGGTCCATTAGGTTGCATTCCGTCTCAGCTTGCCGCGAGAAGTAGTGACGGTGAGTGTGTGCCAGAGATACAGGAAGCTGCAGATATTTTCACCTCTATGTTGATCCAAATGACCAGAGATCTCAACTCTCAATTAGGCTCTGACATTTTTATTGCTGTCAATACCAACACAGTGCATGCAGAATTCGTCACCAATCCTCAAGCATATG GTTTTGAAACCTCAAAGATTGCATGTTGTGGTCAAGGTCCATACAATGGGCTAGGACCGTGCACCCCCTTGTCACATGTTTGCCCTGACCGGGATGTCTATGCATTTTGGGATGCTTTCCATCCGAGCCAGCGTGCTTTGGAGTTCATTGCTGAGGGAGTGTTTAATGGATCTAGTGACATTATCAGCCCCATGAACCTCAGCACCATCATGGCCTTGGACTCCAAGATCTAG
- the LOC130713840 gene encoding uncharacterized protein LOC130713840 produces MLWVRRTKRLAAKLKNRRKRADVENKDVIGLKLQFRKEIGKGDGESSMELDLRTSLREELEELWMTRRIESGVGLEPWVRELTVIGLSLHKDFRNLYLRFRVGSDAIAFLRFPDVEIVGSMSDSWCHCIIGFLLSCFYWLGFVVGSMHDIFWKYI; encoded by the exons ATGTTATG GGTACGAAGGACGAAGCGCCTCGCAGCGAAGCTAAAGAATAGAAGGAAGCGAGCCGACGTGGAAAACAAAGATGTGATTGGATTGAAGTTGCAGTTTAGGAAGGAAATTGgcaaag gcgatggagaatcttcaaTGGAGCTTGATCTTCGTACGAGTCTGAGagaagaacttgaagaactgtggatgactcgaagaatagagtcgggtgtagggctagagccttgggttagagagcttaccgttattggtttaagcttgcataaagattttaggaatttatatttgaggtttcgggtaggttccgatgcaattgctttcctgcggttccccgatgtggagatcgtagggagtatgtcggattcatggtgtcattgcataataggttttttgttgagttgtttctattggctaggttttgtagttgggagtatgcatgacatattttggaaatacatttga